In Miscanthus floridulus cultivar M001 chromosome 5, ASM1932011v1, whole genome shotgun sequence, one genomic interval encodes:
- the LOC136452052 gene encoding uncharacterized protein, with protein sequence MAEKSPLRRWKRFLPAFGAIDAAIEAATKGCSRDKYREVRVELVEMLCDAADNNSDSDEPAEGLRQLLDEAMVEALETLRVVAATPTVLETTHVIKAVGDLRGHESGRVRGLAYSILGGWTASTNRAISRCRAILQKLSQMQQEHEALSVPVPPDLQVQGDKKQPFATNLQVQGDKKQAAKIRTSASSKEDDVSRRRRRSRSRP encoded by the coding sequence ATGGCGGAGAAGAGCCCGCTTCGCCGGTGGAAGCGCTTCCTCCCGGCGTTCGGCGCCATCGACGCCGCAATTGAGGCCGCCACCAAGGGCTGCTCCCGAGACAAGTACCGGGAGGTGAGGGTCGAGCTCGTGGAGATGCTGTGTGATGCCGCGGACAACAACAGCGACAGCGACGAGCCAGCGGAGGGGCTCCGCCAGCTGCTCGACGAGGCGATGGTCGAGGCACTCGAGACGCTGAGGGTGGTGGCAGCGACCCCGACCGTGCTGGAAACCACCCACGTCATCAAGGCCGTCGGCGACCTGCGGGGCCACGAGTCCGGGAGGGTGCGTGGCCTCGCGTACAGCATCCTCGGCGGGTGGACGGCGTCAACCAATCGTGCCATCTCCAGGTGCAGAGCCATCTTACAGAAACTATCGCAGATGCAGCAGGAGCACGAGGCGCTATCCGTTCCCGTCCCCCCTGATCTTCAAGTTCAAGGAGACAAGAAGCAACCCTTCGCCACGAATCTTCAAGTTCAAGGAGACAAGAAGCAAGCTGCCAAGATCCGAACCAGCGCGTCGTCCAAAGAAGATGATgtctcccgccgccgccggcgatcaCGTTCGCGTCCGTAG